In Halanaerobium praevalens DSM 2228, the DNA window TCTGGGCAACTAGAAAAGATGAAAACTTAAATGGATTTAAGTTTATGGTAGTTGAGCCTTTGGATCACAGCAGCCGTGAAATTAACAAATCTACTTTTGTAGCTGTTGATCAAATCGGAGCTGGAGTTGGCGAGACTGTTTTAGTTGTTAATGGTAGTTCAGCTCGCCGCAGTTTATGTCAGGGAGATCTACCAGTTGATGCTTCAATTATTGGAATTATAGACAAAGTTGAGATTAGTCCAGAATTTAAAGATGACTAAAAATTTTCTTTAGCCGAATGAAATTAAGTGAGGGGATAAAAGTGGCAAAAAATTTAATTACTAAAAAAACTTTAAATAAAAAAGCTTTAGCTGAGTCATCACTGATTTATATTTTCGCAGATGATTTAATTACCCCAGGAGCTAAAGATTTAATTCGTGAAAAAAAATTAAGATGTAAATATATAAAAAAAGAAGAACTAAAAGTAGAAATTAGAAAAATTATTGAAGAACTAACTACAGATCAGTTTAGTTCAGAAAAAAAGGAAAAAATTATAAAAAGTATTTTAGCTAAAATAATTTAAGGAGGAATTTATTATGGCTTCTAGAGAAGCATTAGGAAAAGTAGAAACAAGAGGTTTGGTAGCATCAATTGAAGCAGCAGATGCAATGGTTAAAGCAGCAAATGTTACTTTAATTGGCAAAGAGTTAATTGGTAGTGGTTATGTAACAGTGATGGTTCGCGGAGATGTTGGTGCAGTTAAAGCAGCTACAGATGCAGGTGCAGCTGCAGCAGCTAATATTGGAGAGTTAGTTTCTGTACATGTTATTCCAAGACCACACACTGAACTTGACGCAATTTTACCTCAAAGCCCTGAAAGTGCTGAGTAACTTTAAAAATAATTTAAATTTAAAAATACAGTAAAAAAAGGAGAAAACATATATGAGTGTAAATGAAATTATTGTCCATATTATGGTATTGTTCATGATTTTAGGTGCCTTAGACAAAATTATCGGGAATAAATATGGTTTAGGTGCTAAATTTGATGAAGGTATAGAATCTATGGGTCCTCTGGCAGTAGCTATGGTTGGTGTAGTATCTCTAGCTCCAGTTTTAGCTAATATTTTAAGACCAATCGTTGTTCCTCTTTATTCATTTTTAGGTGCTGATCCAGCTATGTTTGCTGGTTCATTACTTGCTAATGATATGGGTGGATATCCTCTAGCAATGGAGTTAGCACAGACTCAAGAAGCTGGCCTTTTTTCTGGTCTGATTTTAGGGGCTATGCTTGGTCCAACAATCGTTTTTACAATTCCTGTAGCTTTAGGAATTATTGATAAAAAAGATCATCAGTTTTTAGCTAAAGGTGTTTTAGCTGGGATTATTACAATTCCAATTGGTTGTTTAGTTGGTGGTTTTGTAGCAGGTTTTGATATGGGAATGATTATTAGTAATTTGCTTCCTATTATTTTAGTTTCTGCTCTAATTGCAATTGGTTTATGGATAATGCCAGAAAAAATGATCAAAGGTTTTACCCATTTTGGTAGAGGGGTAGTAATTGTAATTACTATTGGAACAGCTGCTATTATTACTGAAACTTTAACAGGTATTGTTATTATTCCTGGTATGGCACCTGTTTGGGATGGAATTGAAATTGTAGGAAGTATAGCTATTATGTTAGCTGGAGCTTTCCCAATGGTTCATTTTATTACTAAAGTATTTAAAAAGCCTTTACTGAAAGCTGGTAAAGCTCTTGGAATGAACGAGAATGGCTCAGCCGGTATGATTGCAACTATGGCTAATGTTATTCCAATGTTTAAAATTCTAAACCAAATGGAAGATAAAGGAAAAGTATTAAACATAGCTTTTGCTGTAAGTGCTGCCTTTGTTTTTGGAGACCACTTAGGTTTTACTGCTGGGGTAAATAGAGAAATGATTTTCCCAATGATGGTTGGTAAGTTAGTAGCTGGTCTTACAGCTGTAATGCTTGCTCTTTATATTGCTAATAAAGTCGAAGTAAATATTGAGACTGAAAGTGAAGTTTCTGAAAAAACAAATTAGTTTTCATAAAAGGAGTAGTTTTTATGAATATAATTGAAAAAATAGCTAAGGCAGGTGTTGTGGGAGCCGGTGGTGCCGGCTTCCCAACCCATGTTAAATATGATTGTGAAGCAGAATATCTAATCATCAATGGGGCTGAATGTGAGCCATTATTACAGACAGATAAATTTTTGATGCGAGAATTTGCAGCTGAGATTTTGGAAGCAATAGTAATGGTTGCTGAAAATATTGGTGCTCAAAAAATAGTTTTTGCTACTAAAAAGAAATATACTAAAGAAATTGCTTGTCTTGAAAAAATAATTGCAGAAAAAAATTATAAAAACATAGAATTATTTTTAATGGATAGTTATTATCCAGCTGGTGATGAGCAAATTTTAGTTTATGAGGTTACAGAAAGAATTGTACCTGAAGGTGGAATTCCACTCCAAGTTGGAGTAGTAGTGACAAATGTAGGTACTTTATATAATAGTTATCGAGCAGTTAAAGATTTGCCAGTAACTGATAAATATGTTTCAGTTTTAGGAGAAGTAAATGACCCGAGAATTATTCAGGTTCCACTTGGAACTTCAGTTAAAGATTGTATAGCAGCTGCTGGTGGCAGTACAATTAATGATTATGCAGTTATAGTTGGAGGGCCAATGATGGGAACTAATTTAGTTGGTTCTGAAATAGATCAGGCAGTAATTACTAAAACTGATGGGGCAATAATTGTAGTGCCTCGAAATAATTTTGTCATAGAAAGAAATAAGCAGAGTATTGAGCATATTAAAAATAAAGCTAAGGCAGCCTGTATTCAGTGTAGTTTATGTACTGAATATTGTCCTCGCTATTTAATTGGACATGAGCTAGAACCACATCGGATTATGAGGGCCTTATCTTATAATGAAGATGCAGAAGTTTTAAAAGAAGCTCAAATCTGCTGTGAATGTGGAATTTGCGAATTGTATGCCTGTCCAATGGGGCTTTCACCACGCTTAGTTAATGTTTATTTTAAAAATAAAATTAAAGAAAAGTTTGAGAGCAGTCAAGATCAATTAAAAGCTCATCCAATGCGTGATTATCGTAAAATTCCTACTGCTAGACAAACTGCTAGGTTAGATTTAGATAAATATGATCATCAAGCTTTAGCAGAAACTTTAAAAGTAGATGTTAAAGAAGTGAAAATTCCTTTAAAACAACATATTGGAGCACCAGCTGTGTTTAATTTAGAAAAAGGGGCAGTTGTTAAAAAAGGAGAGCTTTTGGCAGCAGCAAAAGCAGATAGTTTAAGTGTTAATATTCATGCTAGTTTAGATGCTCAAATAGTAGAAGTTAATGATCAATATATTAAACTTAAAGCTAAGGATGAGGTGGTATCATGATTATAGCAATTGGCTTGCTCGAATTTAATTCTATCAGTCAGGGAATTAAAGTGGCAGACATCATGAAAAAAGCAGCAGATATTGAAATTATTATGGCCCAACCGACCTGTCCTGGTAAATATACAGTTTTAATTTCAGGTAGTGTTAGTTCGGTTAATGCTTCAGTTAAGAGTGGAGTTGCAGAAAGTGGTCCTTTTTTAGTAGATCATATGGTGATACCAAGAATTCATCATCAGCTCTTAAGTGCAATGAATGGAACAACTGAGATCGGAGATGTAAATGCAGTCGGAGTTTTAGAATATTTTAGTGTTGCCAGTGCTATTTTTGGTGCCGACGCAGCTGTTAAAGCAGCTGAAATTAATTTAATGCAGGTCAGATTAGCAACTGGACTTGGAGGTAAAGCATATGTAACCTTTAGTGGTGATGTTGGTGCAGTTGAACAGGCATTAGAAGCTGGAGCTGCAGCAAATGAAGATAATGGTATGCTTTATAATAAGATAATGATTTCTTCTCCAGATAAAGATTTATTTAAAACATTATTATAAGTAGGGGAGGAAGAAAAAATGAACGCTTATAACTTTGAATTTCAAATTAAGACAAAAATTAAATTTGGTAGAAATAAAATTACAGAAATCCCTGCCATTTTAAGAAAAGAAAATAGAAAAAAATTAATGATTGTAGTTGATCAGGGAATTAAACAGGCTGGTATTTTAGCTAAGGTCACAGATGCTTTAGCTGATCAAGTAGACTATTGTATTTTTGATCAAGTTGAGCCTGATCCAACCTTAGCAATTGTTAGTGCAGGTGTACAATATGCAGTTGAAGAAGAGGCTGATGCGATTTTAGCTGTTGGTGGTGGTAGTCCAATTGATAGTGCTAAAGCAATTAGATCAGCTTTAGAAAGCGAAAAAATGGATACAGAGGCTGAATTAACTAGCCGCCAATGTCTTTTAATTACTGTTCCCACAACTTCTGGTTCTGGGAGTGAAGTAACTAAAACTATAGTTATTACTGATTCTCATAACAAACATAAATTTGCAGCTACTTCAGATGAGTTAGCTCCTGAAATAAGTATTGTGGATCCAGAATTAACTAGAACCTTACCAGCAAGTTTAACTGCTATTGGTGGAATGGATGCTTTAAGTCACTGTGTAGAAGCTTATACTTCTAAAGATGCAGTTTTACCTTTTGAAATGATTGCAACTAAAGGAATCCAAATGGTTAATGATAATTTAAGACCAGCAGTTGGTAATCCTGATAATATGGATGCTCGGACAGGAATGTCTTTAGCTAGTCTTTTTGGAGGAATAGCTTTTAGTAATTGTGGTTTAGGATTAGTTCATGCTATTGCTCATCCTTTAGGTGGAAAGTATAAAATACCACACGGTTTGGTAAATTCAATGATTTTAGCTGAGGTTATGAATTTTAATCTAATCTCTAATCCAGCTAAATTTGCTAATATTGCTCGTTTAATGGGTGTAGATACAAGTCAAATGACTGAAATGGAAGCAGCTCATCGATCAATAGAAGAAGTACGTAATTTAGTTTCTGATATCTCGATCCATAGTACTTTAAGTGATTTTGGAATTGAAAATTTAGAAGAGATAGCAGAACTTGCTCTAGAAGAAAAAGTAATGTTAAAAAGTAATCCGCGTCCTGTGCGTAAAGAAGATATTGTTCAAATTTTAGAGAATCTGCTTTAAAATTTGTTTGAAATCCTAAAATTTAACTGTTACTTAAAATTAAAGATGAAGCAGTTTTAAAACTGAGTTTAAGTTTTAGCTTAATTATCAGTTAGAAATTGTTTCATCTTTTTTTGTTCTTTACTAGTTAATCTGTTATAATAGATATAGTAAAGTAGTTTACTAGACTTTAATTAGGTAACAGGAGTGAAAAATATGGCTCGACCAACTAAGGATCGAATAATTGAAAAATTACCTGAGATTAGATTTTTTAAACCAGCAGGTGTTCCTAATCAGCAGTTAGAGACAGTCGAAATGACAATGGAAGAAGTGGAAGCTTTAAGGTTGAAAGAAATAGAAGCTTTAACTCAGGCAGAAGCCGCTGAACTAATGAATGTTTCTCGCCCTACTTTTCAAAGAGTTTTAAGTTCAGCTCGCCAGAAGGCCGCAGAAGCTTTAACTTGTGGGAAAGCAATTAAATTTAAGGGTGGAGATTATAGATTAGTTAAGCCTAAACACTGTCATCAGTGTGGTAAGCGGATGAGGAGACATAAAGCTAATAAAAAAAGAAAAAATACTAAGCAAAATTCTTGTCCTAATTGTACTGATTAGTTTTCAGGCTAAAAATTAAAATTTTATTGACAATTTGTTTAAATTTATTTATAATTAAGTATGAATTGAATTTTAATTATTAACAAAGTTTCAGTTAATTTTTAGAAATATTAAAATTAAAAATAGACCTCGTATAATTGTGATAATATGGTTCACGAGTTTCTAGTGTCAGCCGATAACTGGCAACTATGAGGGAAATAAATTATTCGTAATCTGCTTAATTACAGCTGTTTAGCCTATTTGGGTTAAGATTATGTCTAATTTATGCATGGATTTCATGTTTTACTTATTGGGTATTTAACTAACCCGAGAAGGTAGATTCCTCTTAGTTGAGGTATCTATTTTCTCGGGTTTTATTTTTTAAGGGGGGAATAAAGACTAAAGCTTTAAAACTAATAATCAATTTCTATTATAAGATTTTTTAAAAAAATAAGGAGGCATTTAGTTAATGACTAATAATGGGATTTTAGAAAATTTATTTAAATTAAAAGAAAATAAGACAGATATAAAAACAGAGGTGATTGCTGGAATTACTACTTTTATGACAATGGCTTATATTATTTTTGTTAATCCAGCGATTTTAAGTGATGCAGGTATGCCTTTTGATGGTGTTTTTATTGCTACAATTATGGGGGCAGTTCTGGGAACAATGGCAATGGCTCTATTAAGTAATTATCCTTTTGCTTTAGCTTCTGGGATGGGTTTAAATGCTTTTTTTGCTTATTCGGTTGTTTTAGGCATGGGAGTCACCTGGCAGGCAGCACTTGGTATTATATTTTTTGAAGGTATTATTTTTATTATTTTAAGTGTAATTCCTGTTAGAAAGATGATTGTTAACTGTATCCCTATGGCCTTAAAAACAGGAATTAGTACTGGAATTGGACTTTTTATAGCTTTTATCGGTTTACAGAATTCGGGGATAGTTGTCCAAAATGATGCTACTTTAGTTGGTTTGGGCCAAGTTTTATCAGGGCCAGGACTTGTTGCTATTTTTGGCTTAATTATTACTGGTATTTTACATGCCCGTCAAGTTAAGGGTGCTTTGCTTTGGGGAATTTTAGCTTCTACAGCTTTTGGCTGGATTAATGGAGTAACCCCTGCTTTTAATGGAATAGTGGCTTTACCACAGTTTAGCGATTGGTCTCAAGTTTTATTTCAACTTGATTTAAAAGCTGCTTTAGATCTGGGAATGATTGGAGTTTTACTCTCTTTCCTTTTTGTTGATATGTTTGATACTGCAGGAACTTTAATCGGAGTTAGCCAACAGGCTGGTTATTTGGATGAAAATGGAGATCTGCCTAAAGCAAGTAAAGCTTTATTAGCAGATGCCATTGGAACAACTGGTGGGGCTTTATTTGGAACATCAACTGTTACAACTTATGTTGAGTCTGCTTCTGGAGTAGCTGAAGGAGGAAGAACTGGTTTAACTGGAGTTGTTGCTTCTGCTTTATTTTTTGCAGCTTTATTTTTTAAACCTTTAATTGGAATAGTTCCTAGTGCAGCTACAGCACCTGCTTTAATTATTGTAGGGACAATGATGATGACTAATATTACTAGTCTTGATTGGGATGATTTTACAGAAATCCTGCCTGCATTTATGACAATAATTGCAATGCCGATGACTTATTCTATTTCGAATGGAATTGCTTTAGGATTTATAACTTATCCTTTACTTAAATTATTTACTGGTAAAGGAAAAGAGGTGCATTGGTTAGTTTATCTTTTAGGTATAGTATTTGTTTTTTATTTTTTAGTTCATTAAAAATATAATTTATTTAAAATTAATTTGCTGATTTTCTTCTTTAAACTAAGCTTAATTACTTTTAATTGATAATAATAGCTGATATAATTAAATTTAAGTTCAAGTCAATTTTATTGATAATTAAGGATGTCTAAAAGTTTAGAGGAGGAATTTAATTATGGAAAAATTTAATTTAGAAGATTATATTACAGTGCCCGGTGAAAGTGTTGCTAAGAGAATTATATATTCTGATCAAAATACTCTTGCTTTTATTTTAAATATAGCTCCAGGTAAATCATTACCTGATCATACTCATTTTGATTCTACTGTTTTACTGCAGGTAATGAGTGGTCAGGCAAATTTAATTGTTGATGATAAATCATTTGAGCTGCAAGAACAAGATTTAACTAAAATTGATGGCCCAGAGAAAATGTCCATTGATAATACAGGGTCTGAAAATTTGGTTCTTTATGTTACTATTTCACCACTTCCAGCTGCTGAAAAATATGCAAAAAATGCTGACTTTTAATATTAGTTAAAACTCTTAGTAAAAATAAATAAAGTTTCAAATTAACATGCTGGTTTAATAAATCAGCATGTTTTTATTTGGGTTAAAAAATTAAAAATTTTTATAGTAATTTATTTAATAATTATATTTTTAAAAGAGAATTAAGGCATGAAAAGTATTTTTTTATTATGTTTAGTAGTTTTTTTGTTTTCTATAATTTATTTTAATGTTTGTGCTCAAAATATTAAAACTGTGGTAGTTGTTGATTTCACAAATGATACGGGATATAGTCTGCTTGATATCGGGGGGAAGCGCAGTTAAATATATGTCTAATTCATTAATGAATAAAAATGGGATTCAGCCTGTTGAAAGAAGAAGATTTAAATAATAAAAGGATTTATTATTTAAATCTTGAATAAATATATTAAAGCAAATTAAAATTTAATCTTTTCGGGGTGCCATTATGGCTGAGAGATTTATTCAACTCGTAGAACCTGGTCTGGGTAATTCCAGTGGAGGGAAGCTAAAAAAATTTAAAGCCTTCCCCTTTATTTGGGAAGGTTTTTTGCTTGAAAGGAGTGATTTAATGAAAGCAGCTGTTGATATTCAGTGTTTACCTTTAGGAGCTGTAGCAAAAGAAGAAATTTATGCTTTAGTTGATCAGGCAATCAAAGTAATAGAAAAAGCAGGACACGATTATACAGTTAGTGCTTTTTCGACAACAATTGAGGGAGATTTAGAAGAAATTTGGGCTACTGCTTTAGAAGCTCATTTAGCAGTGCAAAAGGCGGCTGGTTCGAATGTGATTAGTTATTTAAAATTAGCTACTGGCCCAGAACTAGGAACTACTGCTGAAAAATTAGCAAGACAGGTTAAGGCTAAAGAAGATGAATAATTTGAAGCAGAAAATTAATTATTATTTTCCAGTTATTATTTTCTTTGTTTTAAGTTTAATAAGTTGGGAACTTATAGTTAGGTTTTTAGAAATTAAAAGTTGGATTTTACCAGCCCCAAGTGCTATTTTTATGGAAATTATAAATACACGTTCTTTATTAATTCAGCATTCTTTTAGAACTTTGTTTGAAGCAATTGGCGGCTTAACTATTTCAGCTCTAGCTGGACTTTTAGTTGGGGCTATAATTTTTAGATTTAAAATTTTAGCCAGAACTCTTTATCCTTTAATGGTTATCTCACAAACTGTGCCCATTGTTGTTTTAATTCCTTTGCTTGTTATTTGGTTTGGTTTTGGTATCTTGCCTAAATTATTAATTGTAATTTTAGCTTGTTTTTTTCCAGTTGCAGTTAATACAGTTGATGGTCTCAATCAAGCTGATCAGGCTAAAATTAATTTACTAAAAGCAATGGGGGCCTCAACTTGGCAGATTTTTTTAAAACTTAGAGTGCCAACTGCTTTACCTATGATTTTTAGTGGACTTAAAATTTCTGCTACTTATTCAGTCATGGCAGCTGTTGTGGCCGAATGGATGGGAAGTGATCTAGGTTTAGGAGTATTTATAGTTCGTTCTTCAAATTCTTACTTAACGTCCAGGGTCTTTGCTGGCATAGCTCTTGTTTCTTTATTTTCAATAATTTTATTTCAATTAGTTAATTTTTTAGAAAAAATAATAATACCT includes these proteins:
- a CDS encoding EutN/CcmL family microcompartment protein; translated protein: MIIGKVIGNVWATRKDENLNGFKFMVVEPLDHSSREINKSTFVAVDQIGAGVGETVLVVNGSSARRSLCQGDLPVDASIIGIIDKVEISPEFKDD
- a CDS encoding BMC domain-containing protein codes for the protein MASREALGKVETRGLVASIEAADAMVKAANVTLIGKELIGSGYVTVMVRGDVGAVKAATDAGAAAAANIGELVSVHVIPRPHTELDAILPQSPESAE
- the eutH gene encoding ethanolamine utilization protein EutH, encoding MSVNEIIVHIMVLFMILGALDKIIGNKYGLGAKFDEGIESMGPLAVAMVGVVSLAPVLANILRPIVVPLYSFLGADPAMFAGSLLANDMGGYPLAMELAQTQEAGLFSGLILGAMLGPTIVFTIPVALGIIDKKDHQFLAKGVLAGIITIPIGCLVGGFVAGFDMGMIISNLLPIILVSALIAIGLWIMPEKMIKGFTHFGRGVVIVITIGTAAIITETLTGIVIIPGMAPVWDGIEIVGSIAIMLAGAFPMVHFITKVFKKPLLKAGKALGMNENGSAGMIATMANVIPMFKILNQMEDKGKVLNIAFAVSAAFVFGDHLGFTAGVNREMIFPMMVGKLVAGLTAVMLALYIANKVEVNIETESEVSEKTN
- a CDS encoding 4Fe-4S dicluster domain-containing protein, with the protein product MNIIEKIAKAGVVGAGGAGFPTHVKYDCEAEYLIINGAECEPLLQTDKFLMREFAAEILEAIVMVAENIGAQKIVFATKKKYTKEIACLEKIIAEKNYKNIELFLMDSYYPAGDEQILVYEVTERIVPEGGIPLQVGVVVTNVGTLYNSYRAVKDLPVTDKYVSVLGEVNDPRIIQVPLGTSVKDCIAAAGGSTINDYAVIVGGPMMGTNLVGSEIDQAVITKTDGAIIVVPRNNFVIERNKQSIEHIKNKAKAACIQCSLCTEYCPRYLIGHELEPHRIMRALSYNEDAEVLKEAQICCECGICELYACPMGLSPRLVNVYFKNKIKEKFESSQDQLKAHPMRDYRKIPTARQTARLDLDKYDHQALAETLKVDVKEVKIPLKQHIGAPAVFNLEKGAVVKKGELLAAAKADSLSVNIHASLDAQIVEVNDQYIKLKAKDEVVS
- a CDS encoding BMC domain-containing protein, which gives rise to MIIAIGLLEFNSISQGIKVADIMKKAADIEIIMAQPTCPGKYTVLISGSVSSVNASVKSGVAESGPFLVDHMVIPRIHHQLLSAMNGTTEIGDVNAVGVLEYFSVASAIFGADAAVKAAEINLMQVRLATGLGGKAYVTFSGDVGAVEQALEAGAAANEDNGMLYNKIMISSPDKDLFKTLL
- a CDS encoding iron-containing alcohol dehydrogenase codes for the protein MNAYNFEFQIKTKIKFGRNKITEIPAILRKENRKKLMIVVDQGIKQAGILAKVTDALADQVDYCIFDQVEPDPTLAIVSAGVQYAVEEEADAILAVGGGSPIDSAKAIRSALESEKMDTEAELTSRQCLLITVPTTSGSGSEVTKTIVITDSHNKHKFAATSDELAPEISIVDPELTRTLPASLTAIGGMDALSHCVEAYTSKDAVLPFEMIATKGIQMVNDNLRPAVGNPDNMDARTGMSLASLFGGIAFSNCGLGLVHAIAHPLGGKYKIPHGLVNSMILAEVMNFNLISNPAKFANIARLMGVDTSQMTEMEAAHRSIEEVRNLVSDISIHSTLSDFGIENLEEIAELALEEKVMLKSNPRPVRKEDIVQILENLL
- a CDS encoding DUF134 domain-containing protein; this translates as MARPTKDRIIEKLPEIRFFKPAGVPNQQLETVEMTMEEVEALRLKEIEALTQAEAAELMNVSRPTFQRVLSSARQKAAEALTCGKAIKFKGGDYRLVKPKHCHQCGKRMRRHKANKKRKNTKQNSCPNCTD
- a CDS encoding NCS2 family permease; translated protein: MTNNGILENLFKLKENKTDIKTEVIAGITTFMTMAYIIFVNPAILSDAGMPFDGVFIATIMGAVLGTMAMALLSNYPFALASGMGLNAFFAYSVVLGMGVTWQAALGIIFFEGIIFIILSVIPVRKMIVNCIPMALKTGISTGIGLFIAFIGLQNSGIVVQNDATLVGLGQVLSGPGLVAIFGLIITGILHARQVKGALLWGILASTAFGWINGVTPAFNGIVALPQFSDWSQVLFQLDLKAALDLGMIGVLLSFLFVDMFDTAGTLIGVSQQAGYLDENGDLPKASKALLADAIGTTGGALFGTSTVTTYVESASGVAEGGRTGLTGVVASALFFAALFFKPLIGIVPSAATAPALIIVGTMMMTNITSLDWDDFTEILPAFMTIIAMPMTYSISNGIALGFITYPLLKLFTGKGKEVHWLVYLLGIVFVFYFLVH
- a CDS encoding cupin domain-containing protein, whose amino-acid sequence is MEKFNLEDYITVPGESVAKRIIYSDQNTLAFILNIAPGKSLPDHTHFDSTVLLQVMSGQANLIVDDKSFELQEQDLTKIDGPEKMSIDNTGSENLVLYVTISPLPAAEKYAKNADF
- a CDS encoding thiamine-binding protein; protein product: MKAAVDIQCLPLGAVAKEEIYALVDQAIKVIEKAGHDYTVSAFSTTIEGDLEEIWATALEAHLAVQKAAGSNVISYLKLATGPELGTTAEKLARQVKAKEDE
- a CDS encoding ABC transporter permease, whose amino-acid sequence is MKQKINYYFPVIIFFVLSLISWELIVRFLEIKSWILPAPSAIFMEIINTRSLLIQHSFRTLFEAIGGLTISALAGLLVGAIIFRFKILARTLYPLMVISQTVPIVVLIPLLVIWFGFGILPKLLIVILACFFPVAVNTVDGLNQADQAKINLLKAMGASTWQIFLKLRVPTALPMIFSGLKISATYSVMAAVVAEWMGSDLGLGVFIVRSSNSYLTSRVFAGIALVSLFSIILFQLVNFLEKIIIPGPKKKKEEI